The Nocardioides humi genome includes a region encoding these proteins:
- a CDS encoding LysR family transcriptional regulator, with protein MIDLRRLEALVAVHRTGSVSGAAAQLHYGQPTISHHLRRLEAETGSVLLQRVGRGVRLTPEGERLARRGEEILGLLARAEAELAAATSLQSGRVRLAAFPSGAATLVPDALALLAERHPGIRLDLVEAEPPEAHELLRAGEIDLALTFAYPDQPEPEQITSVPVFDDPLHLVTPASAAPPAGPVDLGGYASSGWITGCERCRRELLTLCAEAGFTPAIAFASDDYVAVQSLVASGLGVTVLPGLALRAHQHRDVVRRPLDAHRRVQLSTYGAPPRPAAVDAVAEAIAEVGRAVSR; from the coding sequence ATGATCGACCTCCGCCGCCTCGAGGCCCTGGTGGCGGTGCACCGCACCGGCTCGGTGTCGGGCGCCGCGGCCCAGCTGCACTACGGCCAGCCGACCATCTCCCACCACCTGCGCCGGCTGGAGGCCGAGACCGGCAGCGTGCTGCTCCAGCGGGTGGGCCGGGGCGTCCGGCTGACGCCCGAGGGCGAGCGGCTCGCGCGCCGCGGGGAGGAGATCCTCGGCCTGCTCGCCCGCGCGGAGGCCGAGCTCGCAGCCGCGACCAGCCTGCAGTCGGGGCGGGTCCGGCTCGCGGCCTTCCCGTCGGGCGCGGCGACGCTCGTGCCCGACGCCCTCGCTCTCCTGGCTGAGCGGCACCCCGGCATCCGGCTCGACCTGGTCGAGGCCGAGCCGCCCGAGGCCCACGAGCTGCTCCGCGCCGGCGAGATCGACCTCGCCCTCACCTTCGCCTATCCCGACCAGCCCGAGCCGGAGCAGATCACCTCCGTGCCCGTCTTCGACGACCCGCTCCACCTGGTCACCCCGGCCTCCGCCGCCCCGCCGGCGGGCCCGGTCGACCTCGGCGGCTACGCCTCGTCCGGCTGGATCACCGGCTGCGAGCGCTGCCGGCGCGAGCTGCTCACCCTGTGCGCGGAGGCCGGGTTCACCCCCGCCATCGCCTTCGCCAGCGACGACTACGTCGCGGTGCAGTCGCTCGTCGCGAGCGGCCTCGGCGTGACGGTGCTGCCGGGCCTGGCGCTGCGCGCGCACCAGCACCGCGACGTCGTACGACGACCGCTGGACGCCCACCGCCGGGTGCAGCTCTCGACGTACGGCGCTCCCCCGCGGCCGGCCGCGGTCGACGCCGTGGCCGAGGCGATCGCCGAGGTCGGCCGGGCCGTCAGCCGGTGA